Part of the Lolium rigidum isolate FL_2022 chromosome 6, APGP_CSIRO_Lrig_0.1, whole genome shotgun sequence genome, cggaagcgatggccgcggaagcgatgccctccatgcGGGCTCGCTGCCGGGCGGGCCGGTGGAGACCgcggcggacactttgcgcgtccgcgcagcgtccgccgagacgcaaacctggcgcatatttgggccaggtttgcgtctccgcggacggcccggtcactttgcgtcgtgccgctggagagggtgccagacgcatttacgaccaaagcggacgcgtttgcgtcgcgccgctggagatgcccttatgaaaGTTGCTTAGACCAAGCATACATATGTGAAATTGACCATAAAGACATGGTATATCTAAAATAGGACTAATTTATAGAATATTAAACACGATGATGATTATTAATTTGCTAAGAGTGGGTTTACGAAATGGCCTGCTACGAATTATATCAGAAACATAATGATAAAGAGCAAATAGTAAGATCCACATTTTTTTAACAAACCCTACAATGGTTTATGCTAAATCTAAAAACTttcttcttaatcaatgaaaatggcaaatcttttgccttgtttcaaaaaaaatctacATATGAGAAGTTGACCATGATAAGACCTAAAAAGGACTAGATATAGATCTAAAACTACAAGTCCCACTGCCGTTTAAATCCATCGACCTTCCGGAACAAATGAGGGGCATCAGAAGATAAACAACCATGTGCATTTCAGGCATGCCTGCAGCAAATACCCACCAAATTTTCAAGTGACACGGATTTAGCTTTCTTCATTATTCTCTGGTTATTGCAGAAAATAACCACCAATTTTTCCAGCAGACAAGAGCATTTGAGGTGCAAGATTCCATTACATATCTAAAGTTCACTTAAATCAAACACACTCCTATAACTTTCCTTTTCACCATAAGCATGCAGTGTCCCTTGTTTCAGTCAATCTGTTGATACATAACTTTGTGAAATTTCATAAAATCATGTAAAATTTAGGTAACCAGGGATCCAGTCTGGGAAAATCTTGAATCCAACCTACAGCGATGGAAGCTTTAAACACACAAATATACAACGAACAGTAATTTTATGCAATTTAGTTATCGTCATTCATCTTAAGGTTTGTCTTTCTGATTTCCAGGTCTCTTGATTGACTGTACAGTTGAAGAGTTGTTTTTGCATGGTTCGGTTCATCACAAATTTCAGTTTGCTAGATGTAGTCCATCTCCTATACTATTCACTAGCTTCAAATATTAATCTCGACTCTTTTAGAAACCTTTAATGGTAGGATGTTGTACCATAAATAAAAGGATACAAGTGAGATGTGACCTAAAGCGAAACTAAACAGATATTACTAATTTGCAAGATCTTTTTGCTGATCTCCAATCAGTATTTATTAGTTACatattctgcaaacaatcatgctAAGCATGTATTATTTGTCATTTTGTGCATCAAGTCGCTAACCTGACCTGCAATAAGTGTTTCCTATGTTATCAGGATGCATTGTTCAACACCCAACAGGGCTCAATAATATGCATGTAACCACCAAAACGCTGTTGAATACTTCAAAGATTCACATAGCTCATATCTCAAATTGATAAGGCAAACATGAGTGATATCTCTCTTACTAACACTTCCTATATAATAAGCATGTGTATCAACAGACCGCATGAACTAAATAAATCAAGTTGACAGTCTGTTACCACACATGGTTTATTTCAAAATTAGAAACTTACCGGGTATCTAGCATGGAGAGGAAGCTCTACTACAAGGTTACAGCCCATCGTTGTGCTTGGCTTGAAATCAAAATGAATCTCAACAGCTGATCGGTTGGATAGAGCTGAGGGTAGTTCAAGGTTTGTGTCTCCAAAAACAGCAACATCGAGAAAAACTGCAAGACAAAAAAGGAAATAAACATGACGTTAATGAGTGCTGATATAGTTAACTGGCCAGCTCAGAGTTCGGTTTCACCTTTCCGCTCAACAAAGTGCTGTAGCTCAAATGGGTCAGCAAATACCCCACTCGGGAGCTTTTCAATTAACACCAGGTTGGCATCATAGCCATCAAGGAATTTTACCGCATCATCTTCACAGTTACCAAATTTCAGAGAATAGACTAAGCGGCGGTGGGAACCTTCACCAACCAGTTGCCGATGCACTTCTGAAAGCACGGGCACATCAAGGCCATCATCAAGTCCTTTACACAAGTCAGCAGTCTCAGGTACTTCAGTTAAGTCACCATGTTGAGCAAGCTGTCCCGTCAAGGCGTCGAGATATGCATCACCAACATACGTCCTAGAGCAAGGAATGCAATTGAAAGATTTCTGGCTGTTGGCTACCTTTTCAGAACAGGAATTAAAACTTGTCAGCAAAATATCAAACAAACTGGAAAGGAATCGGTAGCATACTAAAATTCAAAGTAGTAGCTAAATGTATGGCATATCCTAATGCGCAAACAATTTTGCGTAAAAGAAGTGAAAAAAAATGTGCAGTGAGTTAATTACAACCAGAACACTGAGCTCACAGACAGCAAATTTAGTCTAACCTTACCGAGTTTTGTGAATATGTTGCATTACAAGATGACAAACAATATAGCATCAGACCGGAGCATCTATAGATTAATTTTTACCACTAACCTTACCGTTGATTCTTCTGCATTCTATCTGAATTACCCATAGCATGGAAGCAACAGCAGCCATGAACATTTTTTTTGAACCAAAAGACAACAAATATCCTACAGAAAGAAATCCAGTTCACCCTCACGCACCTGCTGAGGCACTGAAGACGCACCGGAGACCCAAGCGGCGGCGAAGAACGCCACGGCGAGCAAGCACGGCCGGATCCTCACGGCCATGGGTTCCAACAGCGGCGCGCCCGGTCTCCACTCAGTCACTTCGCCGTCGTTTGGCTGGTTGGCGGTGGAGCCGCGCAGCGCAAGCCCGTGTGTAGTCAGTAGTCACCGGAGAGATGCGCCGCCCGTGTCTGTCCGTGGTCGCCAgagtggccgcgccgcccgtggtcggGGATCTGATCTGATCGATCGATTGGGTTCGTTCGGTCCAGACAGGCAGAGAAGTGTTGAGAGAATTTACAAGTATGCCACCGGTGTATTTGGTCATTTCACGTGGAAAATTTGGGCAAGAAATATGGCTAATGATAAATAAATAAACCAACATACGGAGTAACATACGCCAAATGATCAAATTTCCCATTGCAAATAAAGATCTATGAGTAGGCCAAATTAAATATTCTTAAATTTTAAACATAAAGAAGAAAAGCAGTTCTTACATGTACAAAAGTTGTAAAGATGCATAACATTCAGCAATCCATCATCGTCCAGCCCGGTTAGGATACCTGGCTTTCACCCAGGCGACCCGGGTTCAAATCCCGGTGATGGAGCTTTTTTGCTCTATTTTTCTTTTGCTCTTCCCTCTGTCCCGCGGTATGCCCTCTTTGTATTTGGGTTGTTATTTTGGTGCGGGTTTCGGTGTCGATGATCTGGGAAAATATATCTACAAACCGTGAAACAGCAGAAACCTGAAATAAACTGTGAAGGATACATGGAGCTCTTTAGTGGCATATGTACATAGATGCATGAAAAAAACTCTGAATTAGGACGCTTGACATATGTTTTTGCGAAAACATAAAAGCCTTaattttcgatgcattgataaaaGAAAGAAAGTTACAGTACAAGTCCAAACAAGGACCAACACTGCATCATACAACTTGACCCAAAGGACCAAATCTAGAAGACTAGTTGGCGAAGACATGTAGCCCCGCATTCGTCCACTATCACACGCCTTGGTTCGATGCTTCCATATCCACCATGCGTTGAGCATGATCATCAACGAGATGCACTTATGCAGTTGGCGAGGACCAGTCCGCACCGTCAGcaaccaccactccgcgaagtcactTACAAATGTTGGTGGCCCTGAGGACACCCAGCATAATGACATATGTTACATGGAAacatcaaaaaataaaaatatatacaaGGTCTTCCTTGTGACAATGCTACAGCAAAAAATGCTTCCAAAGATCTGGTCAGCCATATAATGACGATTTCTTGTCGCCACAATAGTATGAGAAGGGATATGAGCAGAGGAGTAGTTCTTCAGTTATTCAGGGCCTAATACAAGCTTCTCATTCCAGCAGCAGCTGTTCTAACTCATCAAAGCCCTCATTTTCATCATGAAATTCTCCTGATTCATCGTCCCCAACGACCGCCAGTTCATCATGGGGAGATACACCAGTTATTTGGTAGACGTTTTGTACAAACTGATAAGAGAACTTCCTAGTACTGAAGCTTGAGAAAGAGCCTCGTGGAATCAACTCTAGTTGCACATTGTTGCTCAGAAGGtgatctcattttgtccacagaaAGCATCACATTCTGGTAACCGTCTACTTGTTCTACTCATTCACAATTAGGAAAGCGCAGTAGTATTCTAACATACATATGGTTCAGTTTGTAAAAATAAAGTTGTACTAGTACAGTAGTATTCTAAAAGTTCAGTTGACACTACAAGTCAGTGTAACGCACACTTTGCAACTAGGCATCAAACTGATAAACAGTAACCTGTAACAACTATCATCTATTGTATATGTGTCATATTTACATAGTATGCTCGAAAGCATGAGTACACACGAGTCACAAGCAGGTACACCCCATTACATTGCTCATGCACCAGAACGCAGATCGACTATCTCAAAACGCAAATTAGGATTGAAGTGCACCCTGGAGCAGGTTTCGTATATCGGACCCCCGTCTGTTGTCTCTCGGTGAGTATGGAACCCACTTTCACTGCACTCCCTGAGGACATCCATTCCTCCTGGGTCTGTCAACCTGAATATTCCATAGCTCCTGAAGGATTTGAAAACAGCAGCAAGATGTTCAGATTTCAGTCTACAATGTATTGTAACTGTTAGCCGACCGGTAtgtttctttcaaaaaaaaaaagatattgtTAGCTACTAGGTTGTATTACCGAAAGCAACTATGTACAATAAGAAAATTAAAATGCGTGGATGCATAGTTTATTTTTAACTACCATAATGTTCAGCAAGAAACACCTACCTAGTAGGATCTGTCGGAGCAGCAACAATTGCAACGGCTTCTGGTAACATAACCTGCATAAAGTTCATATTTTCATGTACCAACATTAAACTGGCAAAGTAGGTCACGTAAAATACATCGTTGTATCAAGCATGAGTTACAGAAGGCCAGCAATTCTGAGGTTGACAGGTTTTCATCAATTCCCCTTTCAGAAAAGTTGAATTGTTCGTAGCACAAACAAGGAAGGAAAACACAATTGCATTGACTTTCCCTGAGAaaaactagatgcattaactcagTTTGGTCATGCTTCTGCAGTTCTGCTGATCTGCTATGAAGTTCAGTAACTAGGTATTAACCAAGCTTAACATCCCAAAAACTGAAGCATCACTATTACCTAAACCCCCTAATGACCTTCCTTTGCCCTTATGTGTACTGGACTATCAGCTCTCAGTCCTAAGTCCTAACAGGTAACAAGAATTCAACAAGTGTGCAGCCAAGGATGGACCATGTGTTCAGATGCAACAAAGATAGTTTATGTTAGAGTTAACATTAGCAAACTTTCTATTTAATTCATTTAATGCACTAGCAGCTTAAATGCCCCTAAAGTGGTCCTATGATTATATAAGGTAAGGCATATTAATAATTCAGGAACTCCCCATGCACTTATTGCATACAAACTAAAAATATCTGTGTTAGCTACTCAAGTGAAAATTGGAGGCTTCAGCAAATAAATGTTTAACATGCACATGGAGGATATCTGAttaattatttttatataaaaaaaggATTAATAAGGCCAAATATCCCTAATTCAGAACGTCAACAGAACTTATCGAGTTACCTGGTAAGAGTACTGAGTGTGCAAATCGATCGATGAGAGAAAGCACGTTTGTGAAGGGTGAGTCTGGAAAAGACAAAAAAGAATTGTTGATTATCAGAAATTGCGGTGATCGCTGCATCCTAGAACTGATAAAGCATGTACTAATTAAGTCTATTTAACATCATTTAGTTTTTTTTGCATCGCACATTAAGTAAAAGAATAATGTTCCGTCTGGATCCATGATGCTATGTTCAGTGTGTGTACTCAAAGATAAGGGAAAATAAAAGCTGTCAATTGTCCTTTATGCCATTCTTACAATAGTTATATATTGGATGCAACAAAGGCCACAATCGTGGTATATCATTAAGTAGTGAAAATAACAAGGACAGTGTTAATTATCGACTGAATGCAACGGCATCTTTGAGGCTGCATTCACGTATTTAGTAACGGTCAATGCAATCATTCTGAATATCATCATCTTCAGAGATCTATGCTATTTACCTCCTGTGATAATAAAATCTAGCCTGTTATAAGTTTGTAAAAAAAATAATGCCAAACACTACTTTTAAGTCAGAAGACAAGCAAGTGAAACTACAAAACCTAAATTGGCAGCAGAGACGGATACAACAAGTTTTGTCTCATCATACTATCTTCGGTGGCCATGCAGGTTACTTGTATGTGTTTGTTCATttacaagtatgaaccagtaatTGAATTCGATAAAGTACAGAAATATTTGAACATATACATGTATCCACCCTGCAGGGTAAAGTGATTGCTCTGATAGTATAGCATGTATCTCCTCCTCATTAGAAGCTTGGCACTGCAAAAAAAACAGGCACATCATCAGCATGTGAAACTAAGACAAATGAAAACAATATATATTAAAATTAACTGCAATAAAGTAGGTTAATAAATAAACTATTTTCTCAAACCATTCAGTTACTGACATACTGAGTGAGCAGTTGCTTCTTGCTTCGGAATGACCAGCGTTGTCACATAGTAAGCTCCATCCCTCTACAAACGAACGTGCAATAATTCAAGATCCAAATCTggatatagcatgactatgagtGTCACATTGGTAAATAATTCTCCCAACCGCACGTACAAATGAAGCACCGAGAATTCCGCAGGTCTCCAgattattgctagtgttctccttcGCGAGTTCCATGAATTCATCTGTCAATCTCACTGACTGAAAGACACAGAAAACAGTTGTTTTAACTAAAACTTCAATGTCTTCACACACTCCTAGAAAGAGCACGCACTCAGCCAAGGGAACGAGGAATGAAACAGAACGTACTATTTGCATGTCACGCAAATTGCTAGATGCAGAAGACTGCCCGACTAACGGTCTTGACTGCTCATCCACATACTCAGTTTCATGACTAAAAGGAGCGCTGCCAAAGCTTGAAAGGTCCTCTATCCAAGAAACAATAGGAGATGGGTAGTGATGCTTCACGGCGCAGGAACCACCGACATCGTGATCTATCGTTGTTGGGTGAATAACCTGGCAGTGGGTGATCTTCTGAACATCGGCAGTACCTAGATACATCGTTGTACCTGTTGCCGAATGTGTCCCACATTTTCTCTGGCCGTTTTCAAATCTGCCATTCAGCATCATCATATGTTAAAATGTCATGAACTCAAGATCAGTAGCAGGATTACAGTCGAAATGCAGAAAGGAAAAGACACTAATGCTACTAGTACTACTACTACAGTATACCTCCTGTTGCTCATGGCTGGTGACGCTCAGAAGGCCCAATTTCAGCCTGAAATGTAAATTACCAGACAGTTAGAAACACAAAAGCCAGAGATAAGACATTATTTTCGTTTCGTTTTCAAACGAATCAGCTTCAGGAGATCTCAATAACGCCAGCAACGCCAGTTTCATTCTCAAAACAATCCTAACAAAGAATGATGTGATCAACATCTATAGACATGGTACTGCCATAAGCACATGCGTAACCCACATCGTCGGTGCTCCACTAGCCGAAGCCTCAATTTCATGATGGTAGTACGGTGTTGCCTCAGAGAAGGGAAAACTTAACCATCACCGGTGATCAAACAAACAGCGCGTACACTAGCAGGACGAATTAAAGATCGTCTCAGCTCAACACACCAGCAACCAACGAACTACCTAGCAGTCTAagacaggacaccaccttggggtACAGTAAACTGTAAACCATTCCCCATCTTCCCCAGCTGGTAATAAATCACAGAAGCGCAATCTAATCTCCCGTACATAGCTGCCCAAAGACCCGTAGTCTGAAAAATTCCTAGGGATGGGTGGAGGGAAAGGGCGCTCACCAGGAGAAATCTTGGAGGAGTTGAGCCGTCCGCCtgagctgctgctggtgcgaaggagcgcgaaggggaagaagaggggagggGAAAGGCAATCGAGCGAGCGATTGGCGTGTGTGCAGTGCTGCTGTTATTCTCCTCCGACGCGAACCGAAATCAGCGGCCCAGCTTGAGATTCTGCGTGCACACACACGTCGCCGTCAGTGGCCGTGCATGCCAGACACATCGCCGCGCGCGCAGGAAGCAGGGAGTTAAAAGCGAGAGAGGAATTTGGGATAAGGACGAAAGGTCGGAGGTGCCGACGGGAAAACTCGAAAAGAGAGCGTCGTGTGTGTGCGCCTGCCGACCTGCCCGGTGCGAAGCGCAGGAAGGAGAGGGCGGACAATTTCGTAGGGAATCGGGAGGCGTCACGTTTGCGAGCCGTCGATCCACGCGCGGCATGGGAGATTGGGAACAGGGGACGCATGTCGGCCCAGGCGGGCTTCACCTATGGGTTCGCTTGTGAATTTTTTTGGGGAGTAATATCCGAATCTATTCTATAAATTCTTAACGAGAAACACAAGTATGCTAAacacactagttgaatgcccgtgcgttgctacggtctctCAATTTCTTGTCaggcacatatatatatatatgatctaCGTAGCAAAACAATTGCTGACA contains:
- the LOC124666036 gene encoding AMSH-like ubiquitin thioesterase 2 isoform X1, which codes for MSNRRFENGQRKCGTHSATGTTMYLGTADVQKITHCQVIHPTTIDHDVGGSCAVKHHYPSPIVSWIEDLSSFGSAPFSHETEYVDEQSRPLVGQSSASSNLRDMQISVRLTDEFMELAKENTSNNLETCGILGASFRDGAYYVTTLVIPKQEATAHSCQASNEEEIHAILSEQSLYPAGWIHTHPSQTCFLSSIDLHTQYSYQVMLPEAVAIVAAPTDPTRSYGIFRLTDPGGMDVLRECSESGFHTHRETTDGGPIYETCSRVHFNPNLRFEIVDLRSGA
- the LOC124666036 gene encoding AMSH-like ubiquitin thioesterase 2 isoform X2, translating into MSNRFENGQRKCGTHSATGTTMYLGTADVQKITHCQVIHPTTIDHDVGGSCAVKHHYPSPIVSWIEDLSSFGSAPFSHETEYVDEQSRPLVGQSSASSNLRDMQISVRLTDEFMELAKENTSNNLETCGILGASFRDGAYYVTTLVIPKQEATAHSCQASNEEEIHAILSEQSLYPAGWIHTHPSQTCFLSSIDLHTQYSYQVMLPEAVAIVAAPTDPTRSYGIFRLTDPGGMDVLRECSESGFHTHRETTDGGPIYETCSRVHFNPNLRFEIVDLRSGA
- the LOC124666036 gene encoding probable ubiquitin thioesterase DG1039 isoform X3 — encoded protein: MSNRRFENGQRKCGTHSATGTTMYLGTADVQKITHCQVIHPTTIDHDVGGSCAVKHHYPSPIVSWIEDLSSFGSAPFSHETEYVDEQSRPLVGQSSASSNLRDMQISVRLTDEFMELAKENTSNNLETCGILGASFRDGAYYVTTLVIPKQEATAHSVCHAKLLMRRRYMLYYQSNHFTLQGGYILTLHKRAFSHRSICTLSTLTRLCYQKPLQLLLLRQILLGAMEYSG
- the LOC124666368 gene encoding phosphatidylinositol-glycan biosynthesis class X protein-like; the protein is MAVRIRPCLLAVAFFAAAWVSGASSVPQQVANSQKSFNCIPCSRTYVGDAYLDALTGQLAQHGDLTEVPETADLCKGLDDGLDVPVLSEVHRQLVGEGSHRRLVYSLKFGNCEDDAVKFLDGYDANLVLIEKLPSGVFADPFELQHFVERKVFLDVAVFGDTNLELPSALSNRSAVEIHFDFKPSTTMGCNLVVELPLHARYPPLYSSGHATVEFGSPDLLLRYQKKYTHPDSCIWVFKNLDAEPVDKAVWRVPCGDGAHAGFVSSLTFISALVCSMSVVLAASLIS